The genomic region AAAAGATCCCGTACCTGTTTTCATTAATTAGGCTATCGGCGGTAAAATTCTTGTTACGGATTCACAGTTCTCTCAAGGTCAGTTTCGTCGATTTAATAAATGAGTGTGAAATTATTAACTATCAATTAGTATTGTTTTGGTGTATGGAGCTGCTACCGTGGATCAccgttgtgtgtttttgcttttcttttttattgtttctcagAACTCTGGTGCCTTATGAGGATGAAGGATGGATATGGATATCATCTGACAGTAACTGAAGAAAGGCATGCTTTGGAACAGGAACAGAAAGCGGAaggtttcagttttgtttcacgGACACCTCTAATTATTCAGTTGATGTAACTGAGAAAATTGAAATTATAAAAGGCTCATTTGCGCTTCTACATTTTTGCCGAAAATGTCTCGAAACTATCTGTAGCAACGTTTTTGCCTTAAACTCTAGTCTGTCTAGCACCAAAACCCTGATTACGTATAGGTGTCATCAGGTCTGACTGAGTAGCATCAACCTGGAATAATTTATTGATTGCTGGCAAGGAATTTGTAACCCGAAGGTTGTTGATTTGCGTCCCATTTCCTTCCACTGGCGACATACCGCAAGTTACTCTACCGTAGTTTGAGAGAGAGGCTGTTTTCTGTTAGTCTATTGGccttcatgttatttttttactttgggATCCCATAAATACCACTGCTCCCAATGAGCTTTATGTATAAACCCCCCTTATGTGTAAAAGCTGGGGTAGGTCTTTGGGATTCTTTAGAACATTCCGGTGTTCTAAAGGCCTAGACAGCTGTGAGtcacaaattattatttattagtttagctgacacttttctccaaagccacttacagtgttaggtttgtacactgaggtAGTTATCcattacagctgggtaaagttTACTGTGTTCAGTAATTCAGggaaaataccttgctgaagggtatttAAGGTGGAACTGAAACCAAGAGCAGTTGCACAGCGATGGgtctaactgctacactgccTCCTGATCCCaaataaactaattttaaaaggaCAAAGTTAAAAGTAAAAGTGCTCTCATAGCTCCACCAAGACCACGGAGGGAGTAAACCCAACACCCTATGGTGTAAGTGGACAACACAAGTTGTTTTGCATAAAGACATCAGctcctataataataataagaggcAGTAAAATGTGTCACCATATTGACAGTGAAATGCCTGAACAGCCCATGACATCATCCCTGTCCTCTGGGGGCGTGGCGGACCACCCAGGTCGCCCCTTTTTGACATGAATACACAGTATCGGACTCCTGCTACTTCCCCATTGATCCGGAGCCCACGCACGTCACTCGGCCTCTTATTGATCACTTATATTTAGAGCAATCATTGATGATCGGCGTGTCACACAGGAGAGAAGGTTCTGGACTCCTCGCCTCTCGGCCCTCCTTTCAGAGGCATGGTTATGTAAACCAGGTTATCTGGTTATCTGGTTATAATATCTGTCCAGCGCATCGATCGCCATCATCAGCGGTGTTTACCGCACGCGTTGATCAAACGGGGTTTCCCTTTTAAAAGAATCACGTTTCCCAGTTTAAGTTACAACTGATTCTTTTGCCGGTTCTGCCGTTAATAATAGGACCGTTAGGAGGCATTTTTTAGACACACGGCGAGCGCGAGCGAAAAATGATTTTTAGCAGAACATCCATCGCTGCCAGGCTTGGAAGCGCGAGGATGTTCAgtgtaaattcagggtaaaatgTGCGTAGAGCAGAAGGAAGCCTCGCGTTGCGTATCCGTTGGATGTAACGGTCGCAAGACGCGGACGTCTGGAAAGAAacggatgtgtgtgtgtgtgtgtggaaactggTGACCTGTCAGTCAGTGCGTGTGCAGGACAGACATAAGTGCGAGAAGCGAAGGAGCCCATCGGCATGAGGACGAGGATGACGATGGAGATGATGCTCGAAGCCCGGCCAGATGATGAGTCGCCGGGACCGGGGCGCGACGACCACCTCCAGTCCGCATCCACACCCACTCCCAcacccactcccactcccacagCCGCTCCTTACCAGGGTCTTGGCCACGTTGCCCCTCTGCGTGATGTTCTTGCTGTGCTTCTCGTTCGCCATGCGGATCCTCTGCTTCGCCACCATCTTCCAGCGACACGGAGGAGCTGCGCCGAGGCTGCCGAGCACcggggggagggaggaaggggggggggggcggtggtggcGACGGTGGTGACCGCGATCCCGATGATGCGGATGATGCTGATGGCGGTGATGATGGCGATGCTCGAGCCGCAGTCCCCGTGCGTCCTGACCGCGACCGGCTTCCATTCAGCAGCGCGCGGAGGTGCCCCCCCCCGAGTTCCGCACTCATTTCCCACGcggatttcccccccccccccacccactctcGGTCCTGAGTGTCAAAGTGACACGTGCGTGTGGTCCTCAGTGCGGCGCTACGCTGTATAGGAATTAGTTCTTAATGTTTCTGGATCCCCTatttacttttgctttttttccccaccaagTTACAGTGGCAAAACATGAACCAAGTCATATGGGAaaactttcttttaaaaataaaactttcctttccttttctgcagcacAAACCTAGGCTTGGTACAGTAccgtgcaaaagtcttaggcacttagatgtttcacaaaaatatttgttgtagatggttatttaatctCTTtggcattagtgtcaatgggaaagagcacacacacacacacacacacacacacacacacacacacatttcctgaaccgcttgtcccatacggggtcgcagggaaccggagcctaacccggcagctcagggcgtaaggctggaaggggaggggacacacccaggacgggacgccagtccattgcagggcaccccaagcgggacttgaaccccagacccacaggagagcaggacccggtccaacccactgcgccaccacgccccctctgggaaagagcatattttagatttccaagcattcttttttgcaaaaatttacagtgttacagtaaggggtctgtatgtcgttaaagaaacacacacacacacacacacacacacacacacacacacacacacacacacagagtctgaaattacttatcccaagcggggtcgcagtgaaccggagccaaacccggcaacacagggctggagggggaggggccacacccaggacaggatgccagtccatcgcaaggcaccccaagtgggtctcgaaccccaaacccgctgtgaccccgctccgTACATGCGGGTGTTGACggtggatggttactaagctttgtaggaagtttattaattaacagcattatttttggaagcattttcactttacagcttttttctccaaccaagcgcctaaaacttttgcacagtactgtatataggCTGCACTGGTCCAATATACCAGTCCTCCCATATACCAGCATACCAATATACCAATAAACCAACACACTCATGTACCAATGTGCCAACAAACAGGTAAACCACTTCAGAAAACACCTACTTTCTTTAATCACTGAGTccgggtcatggtggtctggagcctatcctggaagcgcaGGGTGAAAGGCTAAGCAGCATACATCCTAcatgggataccagtctatTAGAGGGTATAAGCAGAACATTGATAAATCAcctatccatccaatttcaataactgctttgttCTGACAAGGGTCgcagtgatccggagcctatcccaaaagcattgggcgcaaggccgaggagggggtataccctggacaggatgccagtccatcgcagggtcgTTACTCACACACGcattcactcacccattcacacattactggaaatttagagtcacaaattcacctgaaccaGAACTATTTGGACtgcgggaagaaaccagagcgccccaAGGAAACTTATACAGCCACAGACAAAATACACAAACTGACCGGGGATGGAAGCAACATCTTCGTACatcacccaggtgttgtgagacagcaggtcACTGCGTCACTGCTCCACCCACATCAGTATACCAATATACCAGTTTTCCAGTGAGTAAATAAACCAGTAAAGCAATTTAccaaaatatgaataaagcagtattttaaaatgacaacataccaacatataaacatacaaacatatcAATTAACCAGTATGTCAACAAACCAGTTTACCAAAATAATCAGGACAGCAACATACCAATAAACAGTACCAGTAATTCAAATTATTAATATACCCATTATGTGCTGAGCAACTTGTGGGCTGTTGCTgtgatttacaaacaaaacaaaagaacttccacaggaaaaaaaatgttcataaaccTGAGACCTTTATCACAATCCTGCGGAAGAAACACACTGCACAATGTATCCAATAATCCTCGAAAACAGGTCTAATAGCTGTAACGGTGGTGTCTGAAGGCGAGGGAACATCCTGTAATGTGGCCGTGAGCAATGAGCCACAGTTGGTAAATTCAGAAAAACATGCCTGCGCTTTAATATCGGGGACAGATAAGTTCCCGGCATCATGAACACTGCAGCTGCTACATGAGAACAAAAAACACggtaaacgacttaatattatatataccaGGGTTAGGAACGCACTTCACCACTATGCTTCTCTGCATATACAATGGGGTTTCTTCACTGTTTCCTTTCGCTGTtagtatttctgcttttttattcaattttagcattttaatcTGCAGAGACCAGTAATAATGAGCTTTTGAGGGACCAAATCTGCATGAAATTACCTACGTCTTTAAATAAGATTAGGGATTGAAGTATTGTTGTGGGAAATGGCGCTTTAGCAACCTACAGTAGTTTCGCAGAACCGGTTGCTTAGCAACTGCATGTAGGGGGCTCTGATCAAAGAATAATACAAGAGAAAGGCAGAGATGTACAACTGCTGCTGGATGTTTTCACGCTTTGTGCGAGCGCACATGATGACAGGGCACATTTATATTCTTTAAAACACCCGGCCGTGCAAATTTAGAGCgagaaataaatggaattatCTTGCGCGGTGTTGAGACCCCTTTTCTCCTCCAGCGCATCAGCATCAGGAAAAGATGTGAGTTCAGATTCGGCCCAGATAAGAGGCTGTTATTGGTCTCCGTTTTCATCGCGACAGTACGCGCGTCTGCGATCCATGTAACAATTTATTACAGAGCAAACAGGACAGATGCATTGATGGTACTTGCAATAACCTGCTTGATATGCCCTGCCGATTCAGGAGAACAAAGGTTTGTCATTACAAGCGGGACCCTGATCCTGTTGTGTGTCTGGGGTGTCTGTTAATAGGATGCTTTTCTCCCTACCtaccatcccccccccccccgagacccagcaaaaaaacagtttttccatttatttcatggATTTCGAGGAATTTGTCCAAGCTCCTCCCTGCAAACGCGGCATCACTTAAAACCGTATCttccatattaaaatattaaaatcatcCTTCATAAGGTGTATTTGGACTCAGCACCGTAACATACATAGTTtgggagataaaaaaaaatgtcctctacagtggacgGAAACGAACGGCTGGGCCTCAGGAGGATATCAGAGTGAGACAGCGGTCTCCCTGACCTCATCTGAACCCGTCTTCAAATGATTTCCCTTAGAGGAAAAGCCATAAATACCGAGCCCCACGGCACAATCATCTCTTTTCTGTACCTCCTCTTATTCGGTGACTAGCGAGAGCTTTTTTCCAGCGGCAAATTAGATTTATAACCAACAGCTGAACAGTATTTATTCATCACAATTAAGGCCTGCTGTCTGAGGTATATCAGTAACAATATGTTTAGTCCATAAAATCTTTGTATAATTTAATGAAACTGAATTCATTTCATGCTCCATTAATTTTACACAATTGTTTCCATTGTATTTACAGTTGTGCAGCAAATATATGACAAAAAGTATTACCCTCATATGAattgaagggggtgtggtggcgcagcgggtttgactgcggtcctgctccccggtggggtttgagtcccgcttggggtgccctgcaatggactggtgtcccatcctgggtgcgtcccctccccctcc from Scleropages formosus chromosome 12, fSclFor1.1, whole genome shotgun sequence harbors:
- the serp2 gene encoding stress-associated endoplasmic reticulum protein 2; this encodes MEAGRGQDARGLRLEHRHHHRHQHHPHHRDRGHHRRHHRPPPPSSLPPVLGSLGAAPPCRWKMVAKQRIRMANEKHSKNITQRGNVAKTLRPQEEKYPVGPWLLALFVFVVCGSAIFQIIQSIRMGM